CGCCGGAAGCTACACCGATCCGCTCGTTCAGGCGTCCTTTGGCTTCATTCTCGTCGGTCTCCTGTTGAAGATCGCCGTCTTCCCGCTGCACACGTGGCAGCCCGACGCCTACACCTACGCGCCGGATACGGTGAGCGCCTACATTTCGGCGCTCGTCTCGACAACCGCCGCGTATGCACTGATCCGGATCTCCTACGACGTGTTTACGGTCGACTTCTTTGTGGCCAACCCGTTGATCACCGACGCCGTCGTGCTCGTCGCTTCTATCAGTATCGTCGTCGGGAGTCTGCTGGCAGCGATGCAAACCGAGATCAAACGCGTGTTCGCCTACTCCTCGGTTGCCCAGTTCGGCATGATCGTCGTTGCCATCGGATTGAATAGCGAAACCGCGCTCTTCGGTGCGGTGATCCACCTCATCGGCCACGGTCTCATGAAGGCAACGCTGTTCATGGGCGCGGGGATTCTGTCGACCGCGTATGGTGCAACCACCATTGCGGAGTACGCTGGCCTCGCCAAGCGCGCACCGCTGACAGGCGGGGCGATGGCGGTCACCGGTCTCGCGCTGGTCGGGATTCCGCCATCGATTGGCCTGCTCGGCAAGTGGTTTATCGCCCTCGGCGCAATCGAACAGGGATCATGGGGCGTTGCGATTGTCATCTTCGTCAGCACGCTGCTGACGCTGGGCTACGTGGCCCAGATCATCGAGAAGCTCTACTTCAACGCGCCACGCGAAGCAGAGCCGACGGAAGCAGCCGAAAACGAGACCGTTGAGACCGCAGCACTCAGTGATTCGCCGGTGGCCGACGGTGGTCGGGCGGCCAGTCCGGTTGCCACCGAGCGACTGGCAGTCGTCGTCGTGCTCGCCGTCTCCACGGTCGTGTTGTTCGCGTCGGTCGACCTGTTTGAGATACTGCTCGATCCCGTCCTCGGGAGGTTCTTCGCATGAACGAAATCACAGCTATTCGCCCACTCGCTGCCGTCGCCGTATCGTTCGTTGCCGCCGCGCTTATCCTCGCGTCGGGCCGCAGACCGAACCTCCGCGAGGCGTGGACGATCCTCGCCTCGGTTTCGATGTTCGGCATCGTCGCCAGCATGGTACCCGGCGTCCTCGCCGGAGAAGTGTACGTTACCAATCTCGGGACGATCCTGCCGTACGTCGACTTCGTCCTTCGTGCGGACCCTCTCGGCGTCCTCTTCGCCTCACTCGCCAGCCTGCTGTGGGTCGTCACGAGTTTCTACAGTATTGGCTACATGCGTGGGCTCGACGAGGACAACCAGACGCGCTACTTCGCATCGTTCGCCATCTCGGTCGCCTCGGCGGTCGGGATCGCCTTTTCGGGTAACTTGCTGACGATCTTCATCTTCTACGAGGTACTGTCGGTGGCGACCTACCCACTGGTCGCCCACGACGAGACGCCAGAGGCCCGCGCCGCAGGCCGGAAATACCTCGCCTACACCTTCTTCGGTGGCGGTGTGTTGGTACTCGCTGGGACCGTGATGGTCTACTGGCTCACGAGTATTGCCGGGCCCGCTGGGAGTGCAACGGTCGACTTCACGCCGGGCGGGATTGCCGCGCTCGCTAACGCCGAGCCGACCGCCGCGTCACTGGCGTTCATTGTTCTCGCACTCGGCTTCGGTGTCAAAGCCGGACTGATGCCGCTCCACCAGTGGCTCCCGAGCGCGATGGTCGCGCCGACGCCGGTCTCCGGGCTGCTCCACGCGGTCGCCGTCGTCAAAAGCGGTGTGTTCGGCATTGCACGCGTCGTCCTCGACGTATTCGGTCCCGAGACGCTCTCGAATCTCGGCTCGAACCTCTTTGGCGACCTCGGCATCGCGTTCCCGCTTGCGGTCATCGCAGCGATCACCCTGACGGTCGCCAGCATCATCGCTCTGCGGCAGGACAACCTCAAACGCAGGCTGGCCTACTCGACGATAAGCCAGCTTTCCTACATCGTCCTCGGACTCGCGCTACTGGAGGGCAATGCCCTCATCGGTGGACTGCTCCACATCCCGGCCCACGCGTTCATGAAGCTCACTCTGTTCTTCTGTGCAGGGATCATCCACGTGGAGACCCATACCGACGACATCAGCGATATGGCCGGGATCGGTCGACGGATGCCGCTGACGATGGTCGCCTTCGGGGTGGCCGCCGCCGGGATGGCCGGGATTCCGCTCGTAGCTGGCTTCGTCAGCAAGTGGTATATCGTCATTGGCGCGTTAGATGGCGGCAACGCGATCTTCGCGGCGGTACTGTTGGCCTCGGGAATACTCAACATTGCCTACTTTTGGCCCATCGTCTACCAGGCGTTCTTTGAGTCTCCCGAGGACCACGACGAGAAACCGCTCATCGAAGGCCCATTCGGTGGACGAGAGGCAATGCGGGCCGACGGTGGCGATAGCCACGAGAGCGACGAGATTACAGAGCCAGAACACGTCGACCATCTCGACGAGCGCCATGGAGGAGAAGACCACCACGGCGGGCCGCCAGCGAGCGGCTGGGCCAAGAGCAACTGGCGCGGCGGCGAGAGTACATGGTTCATGCTGGGGCCAATCTTGACCGCAGCAGTGCTCTCGCTCCTGCTCGGGATCGTTCCGCACACAATCGTCTTCCTGCGGATCGTCGAGACGATTGTCGGTAATCTGCCGGGGGTGATGATCTGATGACGACTGTACTGACGACCGCGTCAGCGGGCGCGCTGACGATGGTGCCGCCGGGAGTCGTCCTGTTGGCGGTTGCCATCCTCGTCGCACTGCTCCCGCGACGCGCTGGCCACGCCCTCGGCGTCGCCGCATCGGCGGTGACCCTCGCATGGGTGTGGACCATCCCGTCCGGAGCCTATCTCCAGACGCAGTTCCTCGGCTTTGAGGCCGTGCTGTTCAACGTCGACGAGTTCTCGCGGCTGATGGGGATCATCTTCGCGCTGATCGGCATCGTCGCAGTGGGCTACTCGTATGCCAGCGAGGCCGAGTCGACCCAGACCGGCATCGCGCTGTCCTACGTAGCGACGAGCTTTGGCGCGGTCTTCGCCGGTGACTGGCTGACGCTCCTCTTCTTCTGGGAGCTGATGGCGGTCACCAGCACGCTGTTAGTCTGGCATTACAAGGGGAAAGCGATCCGAGCAGGCTACCGGTATGCGATCTTCCACGGCATCGGCGGCACGCTGCTGATGGCCGCAATCTTGCAGACCTACGTCGACAAAGGCACCTTCCTGTTTGCCTCCGTGCCCGGCGGCCCGGAGATCGCTGGCATCACAGCCGGACTCCCGGCCGCGCTTGCGGCAATCGGTATCGGCGTTAATGTCGGCTTTATCGGGCTCCACACGTGGTTACCGGATACCTACCCGCGGCCGCATATCGCCGCCAGCGTCTTCCTCTGTGTGTTCACCACGAAGACCGGCGTGTATGGCATGTATCGAGCGTTCCCGGAGGGAAGTCTCGCTATCGCCTACATGGGTGGCGGGATGGCCATCTTCGGCGCGACCTACGCGTTGTTCCAGAACGATATGCGTCGACTGCTCTCCTACCACATCCAGTCGCAGGTCGGTTACATGATCGCCGGGGTCGGTATCGGGACCGCGCTCTCCCAAGCAGGGGCCTTTGCCCACGTCTTTAACCACATCCTCTACAAGGGACTGCTGTTCATGACGGCGGGCGTCATCATCTACCGCACTGGCGAGGAGAATCTCAAGAAACTCGGTGGGCTGGCCCGACAGATGCCGATTACCGCGGCTTCCTTCACGGTGGCCGCTCTCTCGATTGCTGGCTTCCCCTACTTCAACGGCTTCGTGAGCAAGGGAATCATCATTGACGGAGCCCACTACACCTTCGGGGAAGGGCCGCTTCCAATCGGGGAGTTCCACACGCTCGAATGGCTGTTGCTGCTCGGCGGGATCGGGACGTTCATGTCGTTCATCAAGTTCGGCTACTACGCCTTCTTCCACGGCGACTCCGGGTGGGAGGTCGAGGACGCCAACCGTGGGCAGTCCATGGCGATGGTAACTGTCGCGGTACTCTGTGTTTTCTACGGCGTCTCCGATGCCTCGCTTTTCGCACTGCTGCCGTTCGACGTTACAGATCCGGCCGTCGTCGACGAGGTGTACACGACCTACACCGTGCCTCACATCATCGAGGGTGTGATCCTCGGCGTCCTCGGACTGATCGGCTTCGCGCTGGTCAAAAAGCCGTTGTCGAAACTGGGTCGCGTACCCGATGTCGACGCGATCTACAATCCCGCGATGTTCTACGGTGGCCGCGGGCTGGTTGTGGGCGTCACCGAACTCTGGGCGGGCGTCGACCGCGTCGTCATGCGAACGATTGCCCGACTGAAACAGGCTGGGTCGAACCCACAGGCTGTCGTACAGCGGCTCGGAGTGGGTAGCCCAGAAAACCCGATCCCGCTCCGGGCGGGTATCGGGCGGAGCATCTTCGTGCTGACCGCGCTCGTCGCAGTCGCACTCACTGTGTTACTGCTGGTCTAAGCGGTCGACGCCGTGGCCGTTCACCGATGGAAACGGTTTTTCAGCAGCCAATCCAACGCTCCGTATGAGCCACCGAGTTATTGCGGATCTCTCGCCGGACGAGCGCGTCGCATTTTTCGAACGCGACGCCGGTATCGATGCCGTCCGAGGGGATGTCGAGGAGATCATCGACCGCGTTAGCACTGAGGGCGATGTTGCACTCCGCCAGCTGTCGGCCGAACACGACGATGTCGAGGTCGGCAACATTGACGTGACTGATCTCGCCGAGCGAGCACACGAGGAGGTCGACGACGAGATTCTCGATGCGATTTCGACCGCAGCCGACAACATCCGTGAGTTCCACGAGCGACAGGTCCCAGACGACTGGCGCGAGGATTTCGACGGCCGGGAGTTAGGCCGTTGCTACCGCCCGCTCGAAGGGGTCGGCGTCTACGCCCCCGGCGGCACCGCAGCCTACCCATCCAGCGTCCTGATGGGTGTCATCCCCGCGAAAATCGCAGGCGTCGACCACATCGCGGTCGCCACACCACCTGCCGATCCGATGAACCCCGTGACGCTCGCGGCGGCCCACGAAGCCGGCGCGGATCGAATCTATGCGGTCGGCGGCGCGCAGGCTGTCGGCGCGCTTGCCTACGGAACTGAGACCGTGAACGCGGTCGACAAGATCGTCGGTCCCGGAAACAAGTGGGTCACAGCAGCCAAGGCCGCCGTTCGGGGCGATGTCGAGATCGATTTCCTCGCCGGACCGAGCGAACTGCTCGTGGTCTGTGACGAGACCGCCGACCCGGAGTTCGTCGCCAGCGACCTCATCGCACAGGCCGAACACGACCCCAACTCCTCGGTCGTCGCGGTGACTGCTGACGAGGGGACTGCCGCGGCAATCGGCGAGGAACTCAACCAGCAGGTCGACGACCGCGAGCGAAGCGAGACCATCGAGAAGGCACTGGCTAACGAGGCCAGCGGCGTCCTGCTGGCGCGGTCGATGTCCGAAGCAGTCCTCTTTGCTGAGGAGTATGCCGCCGAACACCTTTCGATTCAGGCTGACGACGACGAGGCCCTGCTCGACCGGATCGATTCGGCCGGCAGTGTCTTTTTGGGTCCGTATACCCCGGTCGCCGCAGGCGATTATGCGTCCGGTACCAATCACGTACTGCCGACTAACGGCGGGGCCAAGCGGTTCGGTGGGCTCTCGGTCGACGCCTTCCTCCGGTCGACGACGGTCCAGCGACTCGACGAGGAGAGTTTGAGCGGTCTCTCGGAGACGATTACCACGCTCGCCGAAGCCGAGGGGCTGGAGGGCCACGCCGAGAGCGTCCGGCGGCGGTTCGAGTAGTCAGTAGTCGTCGACTACCAGTGCCGACGCTCTCGGCACGGAACCGGTTCTGATTGCATCCCGTCGTCACAGTTAACAAGCTTGGAGAGAAAGACAATGGTATGAGCACGGGAACCGTCGACGGCAGTTCGGAATCCGCAGTGGCGGTCTCTGAACTGGCCGCCGAGAAGGCGCTCGCGTTGATGGACAGCGAGGGAATGGATCGGGATATCGGTGGGCTCCGGCTGTTCGTCCAGCAGGGCGGCTGTGCGGGGCTCTCCTACGGGATGCGGTTCGACGACGAACCGGAAGACGACGACACGATCACGGTCCACCACGGGCTTCGTGTCTTCGTCGACCCCGCAAGTCTCGACTATATCGGCGGCAGTCGACTCGAGTACGAAGACGGCCTGCAGGCCGCGGGATTCCACGTCGAAAACCCCAATGTCGTCTCCGAATGCGGCTGTGGCGAGAGTTTCCGGACGTAGGGCCACAGCTAAACCGTTTGCTGTTCTTTCTCCCGGCATGGATCTCGAAGCGCTGACTGTCGAGTCGGAAGGCACTGTCTACGTCGACCGTGAGGATACCGAACGCGGCTCCGAAGGCCCATTTTATGCAGTGTATACCACCGAGGCTGCGACCGACCGGTGGGGGTACTTCTGTAGTTCGTGTGAGAGCGTCGACAACGCGATGGATACGATGGGGCGGATCGTCTGCAACGAGTGTCCAAACGTCCGCAAACCCGAAGAGTGGGACGCTGCCCACGAGTAGTCGACGGCTAACGGTAGTCTAGGGCATGTGTGACAAAGTTTATCATACAGGCTATCGTAGGCTCACGTGGATGGCCCCTGTTACCATACCACCGACTGAAGAGGCCAGGACCGTGTTCCGACGGCTCGGCTACGCTATTAGCGAGGAGGGTAGCGAGTTCGTCGCGGAACGAAAGTGGCGTCGCGTCCGTGTGACACCACTCTGTGCAGATGATGCCACCCAGCCAGATCCCGTACTCGGAGATGAATCCGAAACCGGGCTGCGGCTTCGGTGTTTCGTCACATGGATGCAGTGTACAGGGGAGTTACGTGAGTATCTGCGGACAACAAAACCGCCGTACGACTGGGCAATCATTGGGATCGAAGAAGACGACGACGCGGAGTTCGAAGTCGTCCACCCCGACAGTTCGCTGGCACCAGCGTAGCGTCATCGGCCGGTTGGGCCGACTCTCTGGATACTGTCAGCGTCGGGTACTTTTTGAGGGTGTGCGTTGAACGGACTGCCGCAATGGTACATAAGAAGGTAACACTGATCGGCAAGAGTCCCGAGAGCTTTGATCGCGCAGTCGACGACGCAATCGACCGCGCCCAAGATACCCTCGACAACGTCCACTGGATCGAAGTCGAGGAGCTGGGCGTCGAACTCGCAACCGTCGAGGATCGAGAGTATCAGGCGGAAGTGGAAGTCGCCTTCCAGCTCGAAGGGTAGCCTCACGGCCGGGTTCGTTTTTTCTGTTGGATCAATCGCTGGACGGAACGATAGCCTCTTTGCTCCCGCACGGCGAGTCGAAGCCAGATGACGCTTGTCGTGGTTCCAGTCCGGTATCCGCTCTCGGCCCACTCAACGGCGACACTCGCCGAGGCGATCCGTATCAGCAACGACCGTGGGGCAGAGTTGTCAATACTCCACGTCGACCTCTATCAGGACACCAATCACGTCAGTCGAACCGAACTCAAAACAGCGGTCGAACGTGAGTTCGGCGACCTCCAACAGGCCCGCTACGTTGTCCGGCGCGGGTTTCTGGTCGAGGAGACGATTCTCGAAGAGATCGCGGCCGAAAAGGCCGATGTCGTCGTCATTGGCTCCGGACAGGCCAGCCAATGGAAACGGATGGTCCGGAAACTGCTTTCTGATCCGGATATCGGTGCCTACCTCCGAGAGAAACTCGACTGCACCGTGATCACGGTCGACGCCGACGGCCGCACTGACGAGTAGCCTCCGTCTACCAGTTAAACACCGAACGTCGCCCGGAGCATGTCGCGGGTTCCGGGGCCGAGACCGACCGCAACTACTGCGACGAGCAGCAGGATCGCATACCGCGGACTCTCCTCAAACAGCTCATCGTTGAAGATCCACACGAGGAACGTTGCGGCAACCAGTTTGACCAGCAGGAACGGCCACGCATCACCAGTGACCGCAAGAATCGAGTCAGGGAGCAGCAGGCTCGTGTACTCGACGATAGCTGCGTTGACCGGATGTTTCGGGATGAGATTCGCTCCTGCGCCGAGTGCGGGCATCCAGTTGAGGCCGACGACGTTGGCCATCCCGTCGACCGCGTGGGCCCAGATGACGACAAAGCCGATAAAGCCGGTTCCGGCGTTGAGTTCCGGATAGCTGGTGCCGATGAGTTTCCACGTCAGCCACGCCGAAAGGGTCGCCCCGACGAGCGTCACGAGCAAGACCTGCGGATGGATCGTCGCGTATTCCGTGGTCGCGCCGAGATACGTCAGATAGCCGAGCGAACCGACCAGCAGCGTGGTCCCGATCCCGGCAAGCGGATAGGCGTAGTCGTCGACGTAGCCACTCGATTCCAGACGAATGGCCACCAGCACGGCCACCAGCGTGAGGACGAACATCGTGAAATAGATGAACGGGCTGATGATTACGGCGCTCCACGGGAAGTCAATCAGTGGTTCAGCACCGAACCGCATCGCCGAGATGCCCGCGTCTTCGATGGTCCGCAGGGCACCGCCCAACAGCATGAACGGGAACAGCGCGTAGAAGAACCGCCGGTCGGTCCCGATGTCGAGCCTGCGAAGCAGGAGGATCACGCCGAACAGCGTAAACAGCAACATGAGCATGTAGCCAATCTCCGAAACCAGCGTGTAGCCCGGGTAAGCGACGATATGTCCGGCGGTCTCGGCTTGGGTACACGCACTGGCACTGCCGCCGAAGTCGACGGTCCCGCCGGAGCGGATCGCACAGTTCGCCCCGTTGCCGTCGGCGACGACCGGGCCCCAGAAGTACTGCCAGAGGAAGCGACCGTAGACGAGTTCTCGAAACAGCAGCGATCCGACGAGGAGGACAAGGGCGACCACGCTACCCGTACCGATCCAGAGCCGTTCTGATGAGGTGTCGAGTCGCTCGGAGACTGCAGCCATTGGGTATCCGTGGGGCGGTCAGTAAATTGAGGGTTCCGGTCTCCTGTATTGCAGTCGCCCGACCGTCAGTCGACGCTGCTGGCCAGCGCTGTCGGCGAGGCTATTCGGCTGTACTGTCGACAACCGCATTGGTCGCCGCCTGCATCGCCTCGTGAACCTCGCCGTTAGAGATCACCATCCCCGTCGAATCGTGTTGCCATCGCTCGCCGTCGACGTCAGTCACGGTCCCTCCGGCCAGTCGAACCAGATGGACGCCAGCGACGCTGTCCCACGGATGGGCCTGCAGATCCGTGATCCCGCCCTCGATAGCGCCGTCGGCGACCAGTGCGAGGGTGGCCTGTGCGGAACCGAACCGCCGGAGGTCGTCGAACCGCGTGACGATCTCACGGGTCGCCGCGGCGTAGGCGTCCCGACTGTCGGTATCCCACCAGAGCATCGGCGCGACCGTCGACAGTTCCGGGTCGCTGGTCTCGTTCACGCTCAGCTCGGTGCCGTTCCGGTAGGCGGTCGACTCGTCAGCGGTGTAGCTGTCGCCGAGGGCGGGAAGCACGATTGCGGCCGCAACCGGCTCGCCGTCGACAACTGCCGCCACGGCGGTCCCCCAGATCCGAATCCCGTCGACGAAGTTGTTGGTGCCGTCGATTGGGTCGATGATCCAGACTGCGCCCTCGTCGGGCACCGTTTTTAACGCGTCTTCCTCTTCGCCGACGATGGTATCGTCGGGGTACGATTCCTCGATAACCTCGATTACGCGCCGTTGGGCGGCGCGGTCGGCCTCGGTGACGAGATCAGTTGCTGAACGCTTGGTCTCGGAGGCAATCCCCGTCCGGAACTGCTCGTAGGCGAGTTCGGCTCCGGCGGTTGCGGCACGCTCGGCGACGACTGCCCGCGTATCGTCGGTATCAGTCACATGCCTACACTCTCTCGATGTGACCTATAACCGTCGGTCGACGTGGTGGGTAGCCGACAATAAACCTGCAACATCTGCCATAATTTACTCAGTTCCGAATTGGAGTAAATACTTATACCCATCTCCTGTATAGCTGTGTATGCAGCCAGAAGAAGCCGTCAAACAGATCCAGTGTGTCACCGATGCCTCGCTCGACCAAGAGGGAGTCCGAGTTGCACCGATGTACAGACCGACGTTCCGCCGGGTCGCGGCGGAGGGAACTGGAGCGGACGTAAGCCGGCTCGCAGACCTGCTTACGGGAGAGATTCAGGCGGGTAACCGACCAGCACCTGAAAAGATCGATACTCTTGCTGCCAGCATCCTTCGCCGTCGACGCGCACTGACTGACGGCGGCCGAACGTAGCATCGCTGACGTCACGGTGCGGTTGCAGTGCAGTCGCAGTGAGGGTCGTGGGACGACACTGTGCGGTCGCGGTGTTTTTCTTTCCACAAAACCGGTGTATAGCTATGCGAATCGGTCTCGTCGTCAATCCGATTGCCGGAATGGGTGGTCGTGTCGGTCTCAAAGGCACCGACGGGAAGGTGAGAGAAGCCCGCGACCGCGGTGCAACGCCGCGAGCCCCCGACCGCGCCCGCCGAGCACTCGACCGGCTGGCCGAGCTTGCGCCCGACACCGAACTCCTGACTGCCGGTGAGCCACTGGGCGACTCACTGGCTCGCGAGGCTGGCCTTGAGCCAACGGTTGTTTACAACCCAGCTGTCGACCGCGACACCGACGAAACGACGGTCGACGATACGAGCGCCGCGGTTGCAGCATGTATACGCGAAGCCGTCGACCTCGTGCTGTTCGTCGGTGGCGACGGTACCGCGGCCGACGTTGCCGAGGCACTCAGTAGGACCGAAATCCCGATGCTCGGCGTTCCGGCGGGCGTCAAAGTCTATTCTTCGGTGTTCGCCGTCTCGCCCGAGGACGCCGCCGACATCGTCGTCAGCTTCGACCGCACCGAGCGACGCGAAGTGATGGATATCGACGAGGACGACTACCGCGAGGGGGAAGTCAACCCCGAACTGCGCGCGGTTGCATGGGTGCCGGTCACCGACGAGCTTCAGTCCTCGAAACAGCTCGGCGGCGGCACGGTCGACTCACTGGCCGCGGGGATCGCCGACAACATCGACCCCAATCGAACCTACGTGCTTGGGCCGGGGTCGACCGTGGGCGCGATCAAAGCGGCCCTCGGCTTCGAGGGGTCGCCCATCGGCGTCGACGTCTGGCGAGGTGGGGAGGTAGTGGCGTTGGATGCCAGCGAATCCGAAATCCTCGACTCCTTGGGCGAAGACAACGTCATCGTCGTCTCGCCGATTGGTGGGCAGGGATTCGTTTTCGGACGGGGGAATCCACAGCTCTCGCCCGCCGTCATCCGCCGCTGTGACGTGGAGATTGTTGCCTCGCGCTCGAAGCTTGATGGACTTTCGGTGCTGCGCGTCGACACCGATGATCCCGAACTCGACGACGAACTGAGAGGATGGCGGAAGGTCCGCGTCGGCCGGTTCGAACGCCGCATGATGAAAATTGTGTAGCCTGAGACACCCGTTTTGGTGGGAGACAATCACATACCGATATTCCGAGAAATATGCATGTGTGTTGTAGTCATACCAAGAGTATAGACAAGATTAAGGAGATACGAAGCCGACAGGAGGTATGGAAACGCGGAAGGTTCAGCGGTTGGGACCCTCGACGCTGGCGATGACGTTGCCAGCCGAATGGGCCAAGGAACACAACGTCGAGAAGGGCGACGAGGTTTCGATTCGGATGGGTGGCAAAGGGACTCTCACGGTACTCCCTGAGTCAGCCAACACCGAGGAAAGCGAGGCGATCATCCACGCCGACAACCTCGATGCCGGGGCGCTCGAACGCGCCATCGTCGCCCAGTACGTCCTCGGTCGACGAGTGATCCACGTTCAAAAGGAAGACGGCGCGCTCGAATCCGAACATATCAACGCGGTATATAAGGCCGAAACCCAGCTGATGGGGCTCGGTGTGATCGAAGAAACGCCCGAATCCATTGCGATTCGGTGTTCGGTCGACCCCGAGGATTTCACCCTCGACAACCTCTTAGAGCGACTGGAAAACACCGGGAGTACGATGCGCGGCGAGGGAATCAAAGCGCTGGCCCACGGGAACGAAGATCTCGCCCAGCGGGCGCTCAACCGGGAGCGACAGGCCAACAAGATCTTCGTGCTACTCCTGCGTCTCATCTTCACTGCGCATCAGAACCCCAACCTCTGTCGAGCGGTCGGTCTCGACTCTAGCTTCCCACTGATCGGCTACCGCTCGGTGGCGAAGAATCTCGAACTCACCGCGGACAAAGCCGAGGATATCGCCGATATCGTGATGGATGCCGACAGCGAGGGGCTGGATGTCGACAGTTCGACGATGCGACGAATCAGGGAGTTCACCGATCAGGTCGACGAGCTGACCGTGCTCGCAGTCCGGGCGGTCGTCGAGCGGGATTACGATCTGACGATCAAATGTCGGTACCTGTTTCAAGAGATCGCCGATCGCGAA
This sequence is a window from Halohasta litchfieldiae. Protein-coding genes within it:
- a CDS encoding inositol monophosphatase family protein, giving the protein MTDTDDTRAVVAERAATAGAELAYEQFRTGIASETKRSATDLVTEADRAAQRRVIEVIEESYPDDTIVGEEEDALKTVPDEGAVWIIDPIDGTNNFVDGIRIWGTAVAAVVDGEPVAAAIVLPALGDSYTADESTAYRNGTELSVNETSDPELSTVAPMLWWDTDSRDAYAAATREIVTRFDDLRRFGSAQATLALVADGAIEGGITDLQAHPWDSVAGVHLVRLAGGTVTDVDGERWQHDSTGMVISNGEVHEAMQAATNAVVDSTAE
- a CDS encoding ATP-NAD kinase family protein, which produces MRIGLVVNPIAGMGGRVGLKGTDGKVREARDRGATPRAPDRARRALDRLAELAPDTELLTAGEPLGDSLAREAGLEPTVVYNPAVDRDTDETTVDDTSAAVAACIREAVDLVLFVGGDGTAADVAEALSRTEIPMLGVPAGVKVYSSVFAVSPEDAADIVVSFDRTERREVMDIDEDDYREGEVNPELRAVAWVPVTDELQSSKQLGGGTVDSLAAGIADNIDPNRTYVLGPGSTVGAIKAALGFEGSPIGVDVWRGGEVVALDASESEILDSLGEDNVIVVSPIGGQGFVFGRGNPQLSPAVIRRCDVEIVASRSKLDGLSVLRVDTDDPELDDELRGWRKVRVGRFERRMMKIV
- a CDS encoding phosphate signaling complex PhoU family protein; protein product: METRKVQRLGPSTLAMTLPAEWAKEHNVEKGDEVSIRMGGKGTLTVLPESANTEESEAIIHADNLDAGALERAIVAQYVLGRRVIHVQKEDGALESEHINAVYKAETQLMGLGVIEETPESIAIRCSVDPEDFTLDNLLERLENTGSTMRGEGIKALAHGNEDLAQRALNRERQANKIFVLLLRLIFTAHQNPNLCRAVGLDSSFPLIGYRSVAKNLELTADKAEDIADIVMDADSEGLDVDSSTMRRIREFTDQVDELTVLAVRAVVERDYDLTIKCRYLFQEIADREQEILDDLPELSNTELLRVREVLVSLQQTAEYAVRNAEIAANLALDEESEHVEIR